In the Candidatus Lernaella stagnicola genome, one interval contains:
- a CDS encoding S8 family serine peptidase — protein sequence MKQIVSWIALAMLLVAGVAHAAWIDPTLEEELAATPDNGTVRAYVMLRDRVDVRSLAAQLTTEQATFARRHYEVIAALQEKAAATQAPLLEAVAARQAAGEVAKLRAFWIDNALAVEATPAFFDWLAERPEVGRIYYDYPIELIRPVRESAGDPTGSKGVEFGIEFARAPELWALGIDGTGVIAADMDTGADGSHPAFATRWRGLVADPAECWYDPAQGTDFPYDSGRHGTHTLGTITGGDDGENQIGMAPGALWIAAAVVDVPGVSIYTEAVAAFEFFADPDGNPGTTDDVPAAINNSWGISNMPFGGCKDDFWAAIDTAEAAGVVVVFAAGNEGPFARTLRSPADRIETDFNVFSVGALRQNGQRIVGFSSRGPSRCDRATIKPEVVAVGEEVRSSIPGGEYSSMDGTSMASPHVTGAMCLLRQAYPDATVDELKMALYYSAVDMGDPGEDNDYGMGRIDLVAAYDFLMDLCDQDGDGYDKPDCGGDDCNDFDENIHPGATEVCNGIDDNCDDTVPDDEIDHDEDGVFECAGDCDPQDPDVHPGHQEICDGKDNNCDGDLPQDELDQDGDGLFYCNGDCMPFNEDVYTGAPELCDGLDNNCDENVPADELDVDEDGFAPCAGDCNDEDEAIHPDAEEICDDGVDNNCDELTDEEDPACQEVDDDDDNDDNDTVPVDDDDNNDAADDDATDDDDDDDDSGGCA from the coding sequence ATGAAACAAATCGTAAGTTGGATCGCATTGGCGATGCTTTTAGTCGCCGGCGTGGCGCACGCGGCGTGGATCGATCCCACGCTCGAAGAAGAATTGGCCGCGACTCCCGACAATGGGACCGTTCGTGCCTATGTGATGTTGCGGGACCGCGTCGACGTGCGGTCGCTCGCGGCGCAACTCACCACGGAGCAGGCGACCTTCGCGCGGCGGCACTATGAGGTGATTGCGGCGCTGCAGGAAAAAGCGGCCGCTACGCAGGCACCCTTGCTCGAAGCGGTCGCGGCGCGGCAGGCGGCCGGCGAGGTGGCGAAGCTGCGCGCGTTCTGGATCGACAACGCGCTGGCCGTGGAGGCAACGCCCGCCTTTTTCGATTGGCTGGCCGAACGCCCGGAGGTCGGCCGGATTTACTATGACTATCCGATCGAATTGATTCGGCCCGTACGCGAGTCGGCCGGTGACCCCACCGGATCCAAAGGCGTTGAGTTCGGCATCGAGTTCGCCCGCGCCCCCGAATTGTGGGCGCTGGGTATCGACGGTACGGGCGTCATCGCCGCCGACATGGACACCGGCGCGGACGGCTCGCACCCGGCCTTCGCGACGCGTTGGCGGGGTCTGGTGGCCGACCCGGCCGAATGCTGGTACGACCCGGCGCAGGGAACCGACTTCCCCTACGACAGCGGTCGCCACGGAACGCACACCCTGGGCACCATCACCGGCGGCGACGACGGCGAGAACCAAATCGGCATGGCGCCCGGCGCGTTGTGGATCGCCGCGGCGGTGGTCGACGTGCCCGGCGTGAGCATCTACACCGAAGCGGTGGCGGCGTTCGAATTCTTCGCCGACCCGGACGGCAACCCCGGCACGACCGATGACGTCCCCGCGGCGATCAACAATTCCTGGGGCATCAGCAACATGCCCTTCGGCGGATGCAAAGACGACTTCTGGGCGGCGATCGACACGGCCGAAGCGGCGGGTGTTGTGGTGGTGTTTGCGGCCGGCAACGAAGGCCCGTTCGCCCGTACGCTGCGCTCGCCGGCCGACCGCATCGAAACCGATTTCAACGTGTTCTCGGTCGGCGCCCTGCGGCAAAACGGGCAACGCATCGTAGGATTTTCCAGCCGCGGCCCCTCACGTTGCGACAGGGCGACGATCAAGCCCGAGGTGGTCGCGGTCGGCGAGGAAGTTCGTTCTTCGATCCCCGGCGGCGAGTACAGCTCGATGGACGGCACCTCCATGGCTTCGCCGCACGTGACCGGGGCGATGTGTCTACTGCGTCAGGCGTATCCGGATGCCACGGTCGACGAGTTGAAAATGGCGTTGTACTACTCGGCGGTCGACATGGGCGATCCGGGCGAAGACAACGACTACGGCATGGGCCGCATCGATTTGGTGGCGGCGTATGACTTCCTGATGGACCTGTGCGATCAGGACGGCGACGGGTACGACAAGCCCGATTGCGGCGGCGACGACTGCAACGATTTTGACGAGAACATCCATCCCGGCGCGACCGAAGTGTGCAACGGCATCGATGATAATTGCGACGACACCGTGCCCGACGACGAAATCGACCACGACGAAGACGGCGTGTTCGAATGCGCCGGCGACTGCGATCCGCAAGATCCCGACGTGCACCCCGGGCATCAGGAAATCTGCGACGGCAAAGACAACAATTGCGACGGCGACCTGCCCCAAGACGAACTCGACCAAGACGGCGACGGCCTGTTCTACTGCAACGGCGACTGCATGCCCTTTAACGAGGACGTGTACACCGGCGCTCCCGAATTGTGCGACGGCCTCGACAACAACTGCGACGAAAACGTCCCGGCGGACGAACTCGACGTCGATGAAGACGGCTTCGCCCCCTGCGCGGGAGACTGCAACGACGAGGACGAGGCGATTCATCCGGACGCGGAAGAGATCTGCGACGACGGCGTCGATAACAACTGCGACGAGTTGACCGACGAAGAAGATCCGGCTTGTCAGGAAGTCGACGACGACGACGATAACGATGACAACGACACCGTGCCGGTCGACGACGACGACAACAACGACGCCGCGGACGACGATGCGACCGATGACGACGATGATGACGACGACAGCGGCGGGTGCGCCTAA
- a CDS encoding GH92 family glycosyl hydrolase, which yields MSKTKFYWSIFVGLALLLALGCGVSDDDDDASASPIDDDETATDDDDNDTALDDDDDDDDDDTAPPPLPEPIDLVDMFTGTGGVGYGAAQLHPGPQMPNGMVRPGPDTSIGTAYYLPAFHHYAGYWFEDSHIRGFSQNRMIGTGDSDYGNVRLMPVLGMDNDLVRDNGYLGLKIPGSETAGVGYYAVKVGPTNTSVELTSGRWSTLYRFTYDAGAETPYLVLDLGGSIRPHDVSDAALSIDVDEQEISGSFWQAGEFSDDYDGLGVFFVARFSEPFADYGAFDPAGRTPQSESAAGDDIGAYFGFALTGDEPLLVKIGLSYISVDQARANLEDEIPAFDFPALVANNRDAWRDLFGVVEVTGGTIKQQRLFHTFLYRSFIMPTLFTEQGGAYIGFDDGIHQAEGFTYYTDMSLWDTFRTLHPLITLLDPGLSRDFVVSLLKMAEQGGYLPRWPQGKGYTGSMIGTHSDSVIGEAYLKGITDFDVDFAYDAMVLHATEPTPHAGRSDLEHYLTIGYCTTDNTGHSVSRTLEYAYDDHCIAGLAAALGHEEDAETFAQRATNYETLWHAPSGYFRGRDSEGNWRRVLLAWYPWGEDYTQGSARHWRWFVPHDVPGLVALFGDAAVMVATLDEFFAESVRDPVDALPNPYYWHGNQHDLQAAFMFNDAGRPDLTQKWSRHVLEHEYFVGPDGIAGNEDGGTLAAWYVWAAIGLFPLSPCTPEYQIGSPVFDEIRLHLPGGEFIITAENNSPENIYIQSARLNGEPLNEPRLAHETIAGGGTLELVMGPEPSAWGR from the coding sequence ATGAGCAAAACGAAGTTTTACTGGAGCATTTTTGTTGGCCTCGCGTTGCTTCTCGCGTTGGGATGCGGCGTTAGCGATGATGACGACGATGCGTCCGCTTCGCCGATCGACGACGACGAAACTGCGACGGACGACGATGACAACGACACGGCGCTCGATGACGACGATGATGATGATGACGACGACACCGCGCCCCCGCCACTTCCCGAACCGATCGACTTGGTCGATATGTTTACCGGCACCGGCGGTGTCGGGTACGGCGCGGCGCAACTCCACCCCGGCCCCCAAATGCCCAACGGCATGGTTCGTCCCGGCCCCGACACCTCCATCGGCACCGCGTACTACTTGCCGGCGTTCCATCACTACGCGGGCTATTGGTTCGAAGACAGCCACATTCGCGGCTTCAGCCAGAACCGGATGATCGGCACGGGCGATAGCGACTACGGCAACGTGCGACTCATGCCCGTGCTGGGTATGGATAACGATCTCGTGCGCGACAACGGGTACCTGGGGCTGAAGATTCCCGGCTCCGAAACGGCGGGCGTCGGGTACTACGCGGTGAAAGTCGGCCCGACCAACACCTCGGTCGAACTCACCTCCGGCCGATGGTCGACGCTTTATCGTTTCACCTACGACGCGGGCGCGGAAACTCCCTACCTCGTGCTCGACCTTGGCGGCTCGATTCGCCCGCACGATGTCAGCGACGCGGCGCTCAGTATCGATGTCGACGAGCAGGAAATCAGCGGCTCGTTTTGGCAGGCCGGCGAGTTCAGCGACGACTACGACGGCCTGGGTGTGTTCTTTGTCGCGCGCTTTTCGGAACCCTTCGCCGATTACGGAGCGTTCGACCCTGCCGGACGCACGCCGCAAAGCGAATCGGCCGCCGGAGACGACATCGGCGCGTATTTCGGTTTCGCGTTGACCGGCGACGAGCCTCTGCTGGTCAAAATCGGCCTTTCCTACATCAGCGTCGATCAAGCGCGCGCCAACTTGGAGGATGAAATCCCGGCCTTTGATTTCCCCGCGCTGGTCGCCAATAACCGTGACGCCTGGCGCGATCTTTTCGGCGTGGTCGAAGTGACCGGCGGCACGATCAAACAGCAACGGCTGTTTCATACCTTCCTATACCGCTCGTTCATCATGCCGACGCTCTTTACCGAGCAGGGCGGCGCATACATCGGCTTCGACGACGGCATTCATCAAGCCGAGGGCTTCACGTACTACACCGACATGTCGCTGTGGGATACTTTCCGCACGCTGCATCCGCTCATCACGTTGTTGGACCCCGGCCTGTCGCGTGATTTTGTCGTCTCTCTGCTGAAGATGGCCGAGCAGGGCGGTTACCTGCCGCGCTGGCCGCAAGGCAAGGGTTATACCGGCAGCATGATCGGCACGCACAGCGACAGCGTTATTGGCGAGGCGTACCTGAAGGGCATTACCGATTTCGACGTTGATTTCGCCTACGACGCGATGGTATTGCACGCCACCGAGCCCACGCCCCATGCGGGCCGCAGCGATCTCGAGCACTACCTGACCATCGGGTACTGCACCACCGACAACACCGGCCACTCGGTCTCGCGCACCTTGGAATACGCCTACGACGACCACTGCATCGCGGGCTTGGCTGCGGCACTGGGACACGAGGAAGATGCCGAAACCTTCGCCCAGCGCGCCACGAATTACGAAACTCTCTGGCACGCGCCGAGTGGGTACTTTCGCGGTCGCGACTCCGAGGGCAACTGGCGACGCGTCCTCCTGGCCTGGTATCCGTGGGGCGAAGACTACACCCAAGGCAGCGCGAGGCACTGGCGGTGGTTTGTCCCGCACGACGTGCCCGGCCTCGTTGCGCTATTCGGCGACGCCGCCGTTATGGTCGCCACACTCGACGAGTTTTTCGCCGAATCCGTGCGTGATCCCGTCGACGCCTTACCCAATCCCTATTACTGGCACGGTAACCAGCACGACTTGCAGGCCGCCTTCATGTTCAACGACGCCGGTCGACCCGACCTCACCCAGAAGTGGTCGCGGCATGTCCTGGAACACGAGTACTTCGTGGGTCCCGACGGCATCGCGGGCAACGAAGACGGCGGTACCTTGGCGGCCTGGTATGTATGGGCGGCGATCGGCTTGTTTCCGCTCAGCCCCTGCACGCCGGAGTACCAGATCGGCAGCCCGGTATTCGACGAAATCAGACTTCATTTGCCGGGCGGGGAGTTCATCATCACCGCCGAGAACAATTCGCCGGAGAATATCTACATTCAATCCGCGCGGCTAAACGGCGAGCCGCTCAACGAACCGCGTTTGGCCCACGAAACCATCGCCGGAGGTGGGACGCTCGAATTGGTCATGGGCCCCGAACCATCCGCGTGGGGCCGGTAG
- a CDS encoding TerC/Alx family metal homeostasis membrane protein gives MVIWLWISFLILIGGLLALDLGVFNRRPHTVSMREALGWTAFWIALSFVFNGFIFLLYEHHWWGVGETIGKQLSGHQAALQYLTGYLIEKTLSLDNIFVIAMIFTFFGVPNAYQHRLLFWGVLGAIVMRAVMIFAGIAALEHFAWMIYVFGGFLIYTALKMLVTHHEKVDPERNLLVRAAKKLLPITREIEGPHFFVKREGRWWGTPLCIALVAVESADLLFAVDSIPAVIAVTRDPFLVFTSNVFAILGLRSLYFALAALLERFRYLRYSLVFLLAFVGTKMILTHHYPIPTTVSLIVIATIIFAGILVSVAAARPKRQIPPLESQEEMLQWLKATGRRIRKIFVAIAGVTLLLVGAALLFLPGPGTVVIAVGLGLLATQFVWAKRLLKRIEKEARDAVNAARGRSSQSDESDE, from the coding sequence TTGGTCATTTGGCTGTGGATATCGTTTCTCATCCTCATCGGCGGATTGTTGGCGCTGGACCTCGGCGTTTTCAACCGTCGGCCGCACACCGTATCCATGCGCGAGGCCTTGGGCTGGACTGCTTTCTGGATTGCACTGTCGTTCGTCTTCAACGGTTTTATTTTTCTGCTTTACGAGCATCATTGGTGGGGTGTCGGCGAGACCATCGGCAAGCAACTCTCGGGGCACCAAGCGGCGCTGCAATACCTGACCGGTTACCTCATCGAGAAAACCCTCAGCCTCGACAACATCTTCGTGATCGCGATGATCTTCACCTTCTTCGGTGTGCCCAACGCCTATCAGCACCGCCTGCTTTTCTGGGGCGTGCTGGGCGCTATCGTCATGCGGGCCGTGATGATTTTCGCCGGTATCGCGGCCCTTGAGCACTTCGCGTGGATGATTTACGTGTTCGGCGGCTTCCTGATTTATACCGCCCTCAAAATGCTCGTGACGCACCATGAGAAGGTAGACCCCGAGCGCAATCTGCTGGTACGGGCGGCGAAAAAACTGCTGCCGATCACTCGCGAAATCGAAGGCCCCCATTTCTTCGTCAAGCGTGAAGGCAGGTGGTGGGGCACGCCGTTGTGCATCGCACTGGTTGCGGTCGAAAGCGCCGACCTGCTGTTCGCCGTCGATTCCATTCCGGCGGTCATCGCCGTGACGCGCGACCCCTTTTTGGTGTTCACGTCCAACGTGTTCGCCATCCTGGGCTTGCGGTCTTTGTATTTTGCCCTGGCCGCGCTCTTGGAACGCTTCCGCTACCTAAGATACAGCCTCGTGTTCCTGTTGGCGTTCGTCGGCACCAAGATGATCCTCACCCACCACTACCCGATTCCCACCACGGTTTCGCTGATCGTGATTGCCACCATTATATTCGCCGGCATCCTCGTTTCCGTCGCGGCGGCGCGACCCAAGCGCCAAATTCCGCCGCTGGAAAGCCAAGAGGAAATGTTGCAGTGGCTCAAAGCGACCGGCCGCCGCATTCGCAAGATATTCGTTGCCATCGCCGGCGTGACCCTGCTTCTGGTCGGCGCCGCGTTACTCTTCCTGCCGGGGCCCGGCACGGTGGTCATCGCCGTCGGCCTCGGGCTGCTCGCCACACAGTTCGTATGGGCCAAGCGGTTGCTCAAGCGCATCGAAAAAGAGGCCCGTGACGCCGTCAACGCCGCGCGCGGTCGCTCTTCGCAAAGCGATGAAAGCGACGAGTAA
- a CDS encoding Ser-Thr-rich GPI-anchored membrane family protein has translation MVFGTDGWNIRASLFQNGSWTGRHLCDNLPATASSCDYTVPDDLAEGDDYQVQVYFMGHGVYQDFSGAFSVAAPTEPFVQILTPAAEDVWEVGTEQAVTWNAHNSENWSIRASLFKNGAWTGQHLCDNLPAAARSCSFAVPQDLTPDDDYQVQVYYMYHGAYQDLSKAFTIAAPASRVW, from the coding sequence GTGGTTTTCGGGACGGACGGGTGGAATATCCGCGCCAGCTTGTTCCAAAACGGCTCGTGGACCGGCCGGCACTTGTGCGACAACTTGCCGGCGACCGCCTCCTCGTGCGACTACACGGTGCCTGATGATTTGGCGGAGGGCGACGACTATCAGGTGCAGGTCTACTTCATGGGACACGGCGTCTATCAGGATTTCAGCGGCGCGTTTTCGGTGGCCGCACCGACCGAGCCTTTCGTGCAGATACTGACCCCGGCGGCGGAAGACGTGTGGGAGGTTGGGACCGAACAGGCCGTGACGTGGAACGCGCACAATTCCGAAAACTGGTCGATTCGCGCCAGCCTGTTCAAGAACGGCGCGTGGACCGGGCAGCACTTGTGCGACAACCTGCCCGCCGCGGCGCGGTCATGCTCCTTTGCCGTACCGCAGGACCTCACGCCGGACGACGATTACCAAGTGCAGGTCTATTACATGTACCACGGCGCGTACCAGGATCTGAGCAAGGCTTTCACCATCGCCGCGCCGGCCAGCCGCGTGTGGTAG
- a CDS encoding Gfo/Idh/MocA family oxidoreductase, which produces MAKHAPISMVLVGAGARGELNLGTLVRRHGDVMAITGVAEADDDRRETVMRRYNIAPEKAVGDWRDLAGGKPLANAAINALPCRMHYESTLALLQAGYDVFLEKPMALTPAHAVHLTTEAERLGRVLVVSLQSRHNKIYSQMRRHFDNGDVGRLMSIDCAENVGYWHFIMSYVRGIHHRASDSHSFVMAKGVHDLDLVAWFAGAPAKKVASFGKLSYFNADNAPEGAPEKCLDGCPVFDTCLFNAYKQFVDPGRPDFPWRLLTGMSPQAAWDVIREPRFRTLASVISHDVSREKVTQNLRDTTNGACVFRADNDVVDHQTVSIEFANEVTASFQLNGFSLMWERSLNLHGTAGELRSADFSGKLELRTYQPGRLRRKNIPYHGIIHGGGDEMILLEFARAVREQNGEDILTSAKNCLEAHMICFAAEEARLREKVVDMDDFRRRAEREAATLP; this is translated from the coding sequence ATGGCTAAGCATGCACCCATTTCCATGGTTCTGGTCGGCGCGGGCGCGCGGGGCGAACTCAATCTGGGTACTTTGGTCCGTCGCCACGGCGACGTGATGGCCATCACCGGCGTGGCCGAAGCGGACGATGACCGACGCGAGACCGTCATGCGTCGCTACAATATCGCGCCCGAAAAGGCCGTCGGCGATTGGCGCGACCTGGCGGGCGGGAAGCCGCTGGCCAACGCCGCGATCAACGCCCTGCCTTGCCGCATGCATTACGAATCGACGCTGGCACTGCTGCAGGCCGGGTACGACGTTTTCCTCGAAAAACCCATGGCGCTCACGCCCGCTCATGCCGTACACCTGACGACCGAGGCCGAGCGGCTCGGGCGCGTGCTGGTGGTGTCGCTACAAAGTCGGCACAACAAAATCTATAGCCAGATGCGGCGGCATTTTGACAACGGCGATGTCGGCCGATTGATGAGCATCGACTGCGCGGAAAACGTCGGCTATTGGCATTTCATCATGTCATACGTGCGCGGCATACATCACCGAGCGAGCGACTCACACTCTTTCGTGATGGCCAAGGGCGTGCACGACCTCGACCTGGTCGCATGGTTCGCCGGCGCACCGGCCAAAAAGGTTGCATCCTTCGGCAAGTTGTCGTACTTCAACGCCGACAACGCGCCGGAAGGCGCGCCGGAGAAATGCCTGGACGGCTGCCCGGTTTTCGACACTTGCTTGTTCAACGCATACAAGCAGTTCGTCGACCCGGGGCGTCCCGATTTCCCGTGGCGGTTACTGACCGGGATGTCCCCGCAAGCCGCATGGGACGTGATTCGCGAGCCTCGTTTTCGCACGCTGGCTTCAGTGATATCGCACGACGTGTCGCGCGAAAAAGTGACGCAGAACCTGCGCGATACGACCAACGGCGCGTGCGTGTTTCGGGCCGACAACGATGTGGTCGATCACCAAACCGTAAGCATCGAGTTCGCCAACGAAGTGACGGCTTCGTTCCAACTCAACGGCTTCAGCCTGATGTGGGAGCGATCGCTCAACCTGCACGGCACGGCCGGTGAACTGCGGTCGGCGGATTTCTCCGGCAAGCTGGAACTGCGCACCTACCAGCCGGGACGCCTGCGCCGCAAGAACATCCCGTATCACGGCATCATCCACGGCGGCGGCGACGAGATGATTCTGCTGGAGTTTGCTCGTGCTGTGCGCGAACAGAACGGCGAGGATATCCTCACCAGCGCGAAAAACTGCCTGGAAGCGCACATGATTTGTTTTGCCGCCGAAGAAGCGCGGCTGCGTGAGAAGGTCGTCGATATGGACGACTTTCGCCGCCGGGCCGAACGAGAGGCGGCCACGTTGCCCTAG
- a CDS encoding YkgJ family cysteine cluster protein — MSRITEAELLQKLRELHAQVDRTAAGIVERLPRSLKCGPGCASCCQDDLTVFAVEALRIRREFPDVLKGGVPGPVGRCAFLDGEDRCRVYSARPYVCRTQGLPLRWLVEQDGEWVEYRDICPINDDDFPLVELPESDCYPLGPAEEVLRELQFLLGGDDLTRVALRSLISEATGR; from the coding sequence GTGAGCCGCATCACCGAAGCAGAGCTACTACAAAAGCTGCGTGAACTTCACGCCCAGGTTGACCGCACCGCGGCGGGCATTGTCGAACGATTGCCGCGCTCCCTGAAGTGCGGGCCGGGCTGCGCGTCGTGTTGTCAGGACGATCTCACGGTTTTCGCCGTGGAGGCGCTGCGTATCCGCCGCGAGTTCCCGGACGTGCTCAAGGGCGGCGTCCCGGGGCCGGTGGGGCGCTGTGCGTTTCTTGACGGGGAAGACCGCTGCCGGGTCTACAGCGCGCGACCCTACGTGTGCCGCACGCAGGGGCTACCGCTGCGCTGGCTGGTGGAGCAGGACGGCGAATGGGTGGAGTACCGCGATATCTGTCCGATCAACGACGACGATTTCCCCCTCGTGGAACTGCCGGAGAGTGATTGCTATCCGCTCGGTCCGGCGGAGGAAGTGTTGCGTGAGTTGCAGTTTCTGCTTGGTGGCGACGACTTAACCCGGGTGGCGTTGCGAAGTTTGATTTCCGAGGCCACGGGCCGCTGA
- a CDS encoding SUMF1/EgtB/PvdO family nonheme iron enzyme, which produces MDTRIRWIRFGSVAAAFALAFVWQVWAGVEPSGSQTGRASGAKVVIVAPEAGAVIDTEEVTVAWNLQGISPDAAQSVAVFRNGKVQKTFTGSQIAKEMSCIITMGRGEQVVEVVVTPAAGREIRESVTLQSEASGYRALLVEKTREYEKTHTRVTNDCATMAEIHGDESIPGPAKKAVFEQFLKDRPDDRECRPQVEQWLRYLKDRENMVLVPGGTYRMGCTQGDPLCEADESPPHYVTVSSFHMDAYEVTVAQFEACVHAKGCNENFVIVTDQPQCNYGRDDRMTHPMNCVNWYAAEQYCKWRGKRLPTEAEWERAARDANSDNIYAWGNAPATCDRAVMNEDWAGCFRDKTWPVGKKPKGKTLSGLYDMAGNVAEWCGDYYHSGFYRSSPGEDPQGPVAGLGRVLRGGGWTDPAGRLRASDRHFGSDTNSVLTDPTTGFRCAGD; this is translated from the coding sequence ATGGATACAAGAATTCGTTGGATTCGTTTTGGGAGCGTCGCGGCGGCGTTCGCGCTCGCGTTCGTATGGCAGGTTTGGGCCGGAGTGGAGCCGTCGGGTTCCCAAACGGGCCGGGCAAGCGGGGCGAAGGTCGTGATCGTCGCGCCGGAAGCGGGCGCGGTGATCGATACCGAGGAAGTGACGGTTGCCTGGAATCTGCAAGGCATCAGCCCGGACGCCGCGCAAAGCGTCGCAGTGTTCCGCAACGGCAAGGTGCAAAAAACCTTCACCGGCTCGCAAATCGCTAAAGAGATGTCGTGCATCATCACGATGGGCCGCGGCGAGCAGGTCGTGGAGGTGGTCGTCACGCCGGCGGCGGGTCGGGAAATCCGGGAATCGGTGACACTGCAATCCGAAGCGTCGGGTTATCGGGCGTTGCTCGTGGAAAAAACGCGGGAATACGAAAAGACCCACACCCGCGTGACGAACGATTGCGCCACGATGGCCGAAATCCACGGCGATGAGTCGATCCCGGGGCCGGCTAAAAAGGCTGTGTTCGAGCAGTTTTTGAAGGATCGTCCCGACGATCGCGAATGCCGCCCGCAGGTGGAACAGTGGCTGCGCTACCTAAAAGATCGCGAGAACATGGTGCTCGTGCCGGGCGGCACGTACCGCATGGGCTGCACGCAGGGCGATCCTTTGTGCGAAGCGGACGAGAGCCCACCACACTACGTTACCGTTTCGTCCTTCCATATGGACGCGTACGAAGTGACCGTCGCGCAATTCGAGGCTTGTGTGCACGCCAAGGGCTGTAACGAAAACTTCGTGATCGTCACCGATCAACCGCAATGCAATTACGGGCGCGACGACCGCATGACCCACCCGATGAATTGCGTCAACTGGTACGCGGCGGAGCAATACTGCAAGTGGCGCGGCAAGCGACTGCCCACCGAGGCCGAGTGGGAACGCGCGGCGCGCGATGCGAACTCCGACAACATTTACGCCTGGGGCAACGCGCCGGCGACGTGCGACCGCGCCGTGATGAATGAGGACTGGGCCGGGTGTTTCCGCGACAAAACCTGGCCGGTGGGCAAAAAGCCGAAGGGAAAAACCTTGTCGGGTTTGTACGACATGGCCGGTAACGTCGCCGAGTGGTGCGGCGATTATTACCACTCGGGATTCTACCGTTCGAGCCCCGGTGAGGATCCGCAAGGTCCCGTCGCCGGATTGGGACGAGTCTTACGCGGCGGCGGTTGGACTGACCCGGCCGGGCGGTTACGGGCGTCGGATCGCCATTTTGGGTCGGATACGAATTCGGTGCTCACCGACCCCACCACCGGCTTCCGCTGCGCAGGCGATTAA